One genomic region from Zalophus californianus isolate mZalCal1 chromosome 2, mZalCal1.pri.v2, whole genome shotgun sequence encodes:
- the ATP5ME gene encoding ATP synthase subunit e, mitochondrial — protein MRTWAAAGAKRRSTFPRFAQSHSFRALAASSSDCTSGVKVTDKMVPPVQVSPLIKLGRYSALFLGVAYGAKRYSYLKPRAEEERRVAAEEKRQQDERKRIERELAEAQDDSILK, from the exons ATGAGGACCTGGGCGGCTGCAGGAGCCAAAAGAAGGAGTACCTTTCCGAGATTTGCACAAAGTCACT CTTTCCGGGCCCTTGCAGCGTCCTCCTCAGATTGTACTTCCGGCGTGAAGGTTACGGACAAGATGGTGCCGCCGGTGCAGGTCTCCCCGCTCATCAAG CTCGGCCGCTACTCCGCCCTGTTCCTCGGCGTGGCGTACGGAGCCAAGCGCTACA GTTACTTGAAACCTCGGGCAGAAGAGGAGCGGAGGGTAGCCGCTGAGGAGAAGCGGCAGCAGGATGAACGGAAACGGATTGAGAGAGAACTGGCAGAAG CCCAAGACGACAGCATACTAAAGTGA
- the MYL5 gene encoding myosin light chain 5 produces MASRKTKKKEGGGLRAQRASSNVFSNFEQTQIQEFKEAFTLMDQNRDGFIDKEDLKDTYASLGKTNIKDDELDAMLKEASGPINFTMFLNMFGAKLTGTDAEETILNAFKMLDPDGKGSINKDYIKRLLMSQADKMTAEEVDQMFQFATIDAAGNLDYKALSYVLTHGEEKEE; encoded by the exons ATG GCCAGCAGGAAGActaagaagaaggaagggggtggcCTACGGGCCCAGAGGGCATCATCCAACGTCTTCTCCAACTTTGAGCAGACCCAGATCCAGGAGTTCAAGGAG GCATTCACACTAATGGATCAGAACCGAGATGGCTTCATCGACAAGGAGGACCTGAAGGACACCTACGCCTCTCTGG GCAAAACCAACATCAAGGATGATGAGCTGGACGCCATGCTCAAGGAGGCCTCAGGGCCCATCAACTTCACCATGTTCCTGAACATGTTTGGGGCGAAGCTGACGG GTACGGATGCCGAGGAGACCATCCTAAATGCCTTCAAGATGCTGGATCCCGATGGCAAAGGCAGCATCAACAAGGACTA CATCAAGCGGCTGTTGATGTCCCAGGCAGACAAGATGACCGCTGAAGAG GTTGACCAGATGTTCCAGTTTGCCACCATCGATGCTGCAGGCAACCTGGACTATAAGGCACTGAGCTATGTGCTCACCCacggggaggagaaggaggaatga